Proteins encoded by one window of Lycium barbarum isolate Lr01 chromosome 11, ASM1917538v2, whole genome shotgun sequence:
- the LOC132616526 gene encoding uncharacterized protein LOC132616526 isoform X1, giving the protein MDTVKQVTENLRQSLAQANRGGLKFFNRMEMQQRSLQKRREEEKREAERKKQSEQQQKKHFTNLSKLSNIQYLIKPESSLLSSLPQEEVIRRLRFLKHPVTLFGEDEEARLVRLNFVLKAGLFEVDDSTEGQTNDFLRDILELKKSGMLKRKATEDKERDEGDLKRMKMNFEDLCDEDKILVFYKKLLNEWNQELDHEADNRKEDQGESISMVATYMQRARDLNPLFDLCRKRLLGDDIRKALVVMVECCMNREYSAAMDQYVNKIAIGNAPWPIGVTMVGIHERSAREKIHTNSVAHIMNDETTRKLLHSVRRLVTFCQRRYPTMPSKCVEFNSLANGSDLHSLRSQISEERLPIMPMPSQGTSTV; this is encoded by the coding sequence ATGGATACAGTGAAACAGGTAACGGAAAATCTACGCCAAAGCCTAGCTCAAGCCAATCGGGGTGGTCTGAAATTCTTCAATCGAATGGAGATGCAACAGAGAAGTTTACAAAAACGTCGCGAAGAGGAAAAACGTGAAGCTGAACGTAAAAAGCAATCAGAACAACAACAGAAGAAGCACTTTACCAACTTGTCAAAGTTATCCAACATCCAATACCTGATCAAACCAGAATCTTCTTTATTGAGCTCCCTTCCGCAAGAAGAAGTTATTCGCCGTCTTAGGTTTCTGAAACATCCGGTGACTTTATTCGGAGAAGATGAAGAGGCAAGGCTTGTTAGGTTGAATTTTGTGTTGAAAGCTGGATTGTTTGAAGTTGATGATAGTACTGAAGGGCAAACAAATGACTTTTTgagagatattttggagttgaagaAGTCAGGGATGTTGAAGCGGAAGGCGACAGAGGATAAAGAACGCGACGAAGGAGATTTGAAGAGAATGAAAATGAATTTCGAGGATTTGTGTGATGAGGACAAGATTTTAGTGTTCTACAAGAAGTTGTTGAATGAGTGGAATCAAGAACTTGATCATGAGGCTGATAACCGGAAGGAAGATCAGGGGGAATCTATTTCGATGGTGGCTACTTATATGCAGCGTGCTAGGGACTTGAATCCATTATTTGATTTATGCAGGAAAAGGTTACTTGGTGATGACATTAGGAAAGCACTAGTTGTGATGGTTGAATGCTGTATGAATAGGGAATATAGTGCTGCAATGGATCAATACGTTAATAAGATAGCAATTGGTAATGCACCTTGGCCTATTGGGGTTACTATGGTTGGTATTCATGAACGATCAGCTCGTGAGAAGATTCACACAAATAGTGTTGCTCATATCATGAATGACGAGACAACTAGGAAGCTTCTGCATTCCGTTAGAAGGCTGGTCACATTCTGCCAACGACGCTATCCAACTATGCCATCCAAATGTGTGGAGTTCAATAGCCTTGCAAATGGCAGTGACTTGCACTCTCTGCGTTCTCAAATCTCAGAGGAAAGGCTTCCAATAATGCCTATGCCTTCACAAGGGACATCTACAGTTTAA
- the LOC132616526 gene encoding uncharacterized protein LOC132616526 isoform X2, which produces MEMQQRSLQKRREEEKREAERKKQSEQQQKKHFTNLSKLSNIQYLIKPESSLLSSLPQEEVIRRLRFLKHPVTLFGEDEEARLVRLNFVLKAGLFEVDDSTEGQTNDFLRDILELKKSGMLKRKATEDKERDEGDLKRMKMNFEDLCDEDKILVFYKKLLNEWNQELDHEADNRKEDQGESISMVATYMQRARDLNPLFDLCRKRLLGDDIRKALVVMVECCMNREYSAAMDQYVNKIAIGNAPWPIGVTMVGIHERSAREKIHTNSVAHIMNDETTRKLLHSVRRLVTFCQRRYPTMPSKCVEFNSLANGSDLHSLRSQISEERLPIMPMPSQGTSTV; this is translated from the coding sequence ATGGAGATGCAACAGAGAAGTTTACAAAAACGTCGCGAAGAGGAAAAACGTGAAGCTGAACGTAAAAAGCAATCAGAACAACAACAGAAGAAGCACTTTACCAACTTGTCAAAGTTATCCAACATCCAATACCTGATCAAACCAGAATCTTCTTTATTGAGCTCCCTTCCGCAAGAAGAAGTTATTCGCCGTCTTAGGTTTCTGAAACATCCGGTGACTTTATTCGGAGAAGATGAAGAGGCAAGGCTTGTTAGGTTGAATTTTGTGTTGAAAGCTGGATTGTTTGAAGTTGATGATAGTACTGAAGGGCAAACAAATGACTTTTTgagagatattttggagttgaagaAGTCAGGGATGTTGAAGCGGAAGGCGACAGAGGATAAAGAACGCGACGAAGGAGATTTGAAGAGAATGAAAATGAATTTCGAGGATTTGTGTGATGAGGACAAGATTTTAGTGTTCTACAAGAAGTTGTTGAATGAGTGGAATCAAGAACTTGATCATGAGGCTGATAACCGGAAGGAAGATCAGGGGGAATCTATTTCGATGGTGGCTACTTATATGCAGCGTGCTAGGGACTTGAATCCATTATTTGATTTATGCAGGAAAAGGTTACTTGGTGATGACATTAGGAAAGCACTAGTTGTGATGGTTGAATGCTGTATGAATAGGGAATATAGTGCTGCAATGGATCAATACGTTAATAAGATAGCAATTGGTAATGCACCTTGGCCTATTGGGGTTACTATGGTTGGTATTCATGAACGATCAGCTCGTGAGAAGATTCACACAAATAGTGTTGCTCATATCATGAATGACGAGACAACTAGGAAGCTTCTGCATTCCGTTAGAAGGCTGGTCACATTCTGCCAACGACGCTATCCAACTATGCCATCCAAATGTGTGGAGTTCAATAGCCTTGCAAATGGCAGTGACTTGCACTCTCTGCGTTCTCAAATCTCAGAGGAAAGGCTTCCAATAATGCCTATGCCTTCACAAGGGACATCTACAGTTTAA